Proteins found in one Takifugu flavidus isolate HTHZ2018 chromosome 7, ASM371156v2, whole genome shotgun sequence genomic segment:
- the uts2d gene encoding urotensin 2 domain containing isoform X2, with protein MHHVGRSATDDIRSSWFERWKPKDKYRYIEGMDRRQWAVRVALGRAQSAALVWDLPIMERLVAFDYCLGLLSLLLLQGVLNVEGRSLFSPGNDVFDPREDTDPEGKILAMLLQKSLDPVETKDPLGLELAHKLVELEQLEALREDLALERQITENLAKGKSINQKRSEPCFWKYCV; from the exons ATGCACCACGTTGGCCGTTCAGCGACTGATGACATCCGCAGCAGCTGGTTCGAGAGGTGGAAGCCAAAG GATAAATACCGGTACATTGAAGGGATGGACCGAAGGCAGTGGGCTGTCCGTGTTGCATTAGGGAGGGCTCAAAGTGCCGCATTAGTTTGGGACCTTCCAATAATGGAAAGGCTTGTAGCTTTCGACTACTGCTTGGGGCTTTTGAGTTTGCTACTACTCCAGGGAGTGCTTAATGTGGAGGGACGGAGCCTATTCTCCCCTG GCAACGACGTGTTTGATCCAAGAGAAGACACAGACCCAGAGGGCAAGATTCTGGCAATGTTACTGCAGAAGAGTTTAGATCCTGTTGAAACGAAGGACCCTTTAG GTCTTGAGCTGGCCCACAAGCTGGTTGAGCTGGAGCAG CTGGAAGCACTCAGGGAGGACCTGGCACTGGAGAGACAGATCACAGAAAATTTGGCCAAAGGCAAATCCATAAATCAAAAGAGGAGTGAAC CTTGCTTCTGGAAGTACTGTGTCTAA
- the uts2d gene encoding urotensin 2 domain containing isoform X1 yields the protein MTSAAAGSRGGSQRLTEVYPSHYQGPPTFHTHPLFRDKYRYIEGMDRRQWAVRVALGRAQSAALVWDLPIMERLVAFDYCLGLLSLLLLQGVLNVEGRSLFSPGNDVFDPREDTDPEGKILAMLLQKSLDPVETKDPLGLELAHKLVELEQLEALREDLALERQITENLAKGKSINQKRSEPCFWKYCV from the exons ATGACATCCGCAGCAGCTGGTTCGAGAGGTGGAAGCCAAAG GCTCACCGAAGTCTATCCCAGCCACTACCAGGGCCCACCTACCTTCCATACTCATCCACTATTCAGA GATAAATACCGGTACATTGAAGGGATGGACCGAAGGCAGTGGGCTGTCCGTGTTGCATTAGGGAGGGCTCAAAGTGCCGCATTAGTTTGGGACCTTCCAATAATGGAAAGGCTTGTAGCTTTCGACTACTGCTTGGGGCTTTTGAGTTTGCTACTACTCCAGGGAGTGCTTAATGTGGAGGGACGGAGCCTATTCTCCCCTG GCAACGACGTGTTTGATCCAAGAGAAGACACAGACCCAGAGGGCAAGATTCTGGCAATGTTACTGCAGAAGAGTTTAGATCCTGTTGAAACGAAGGACCCTTTAG GTCTTGAGCTGGCCCACAAGCTGGTTGAGCTGGAGCAG CTGGAAGCACTCAGGGAGGACCTGGCACTGGAGAGACAGATCACAGAAAATTTGGCCAAAGGCAAATCCATAAATCAAAAGAGGAGTGAAC CTTGCTTCTGGAAGTACTGTGTCTAA
- the LOC130529058 gene encoding LOW QUALITY PROTEIN: uncharacterized protein LOC130529058 (The sequence of the model RefSeq protein was modified relative to this genomic sequence to represent the inferred CDS: substituted 1 base at 1 genomic stop codon), with protein MSCEVAAWGFLGWHFDKGGRVNVTDKTDGRRQHSRQTDKRPRMDSFIRGTLVMLTPLLMLPHLHCTTECPGTCKCNPNGAVLCVGSSITDVPKQIPATTYLLQMHNTNMTVINERSLAGLDLMLRFSLTHSLLHTVHPEAFRVAPQLLSVKLSSNRLVALPPRIFSPLTHLDQLLLDGNRLESIAPKMFEGLSDLQVIDLSRNNLGSLAAELFTGLSKLHFLNLGRNSIKELPPTIFHPLTNLKTLFIYNNEIKTLDGGVFAGLDNLTELKLHYNQIASLPPQLFCSLGKMNTLTLSANQLQTIPEKTFYHMPEMKKLTIYNNPLLTLPDQLMGHMPQLQEFYLYNTKLTTLPPNLFANMSGLITLNVHINDRLSELPSDLFCCLPFLDKLSLKSNNLVQLHPQLFSRLTRLRLLYLNDNKLQGLPGDIFRALTQVSTIDLKNNQLTTLPGESFLTNSALKFLNLSGNPWDCGCGIRGIAKWIKHNQGVVADNDEVICSTRDDRARRTISSLSDDDFLHCDALMVKSRLPTWTTKPTARPQSAPPPTTLVTTATPEPQTGPPHVTVLPSSTLALPLQASTSSLPNTDAAPPSEAPSAHMPTVFYHKMVLEVHREYVHNNHQRGVDFIWFLPSETTFTWFLMFSHILLVAVGVFLLLATLYYLYRLNKSINTLRAEPWRIMDLLLTLQGLLLLSSLGAIVGSCPDGCKCQGTQFVCSGLSEVPTTLPSTTVALYFSNCSINSLKPEDLAQFANALTIFVVKDSALKDVRPGSLAASTNLSALMISGTEVQDLPEDLFQSLKMLQSLNLMSNRLLVLQPGWFSQLSDLKLLDLSKNFFTTVPVETFRSLTALNNLLLSGNNISHLPEEAFKGLSKLKILRLNRNALQELSVGTFDDLVGLEELSLQNNLITHLPPDLFAKTKNLQKLFLSHNRLTSLPQGVFINLPLLSQISLYKNQLESLGPGVFGPMPLKELWLYDNKLSLVEDDTFSNLTQLFLLVLSRNQISHVSTGAFRGLEKIGEISLHTNLLRSLQAGTFRGLPNLFHISLEHNFLSTLPAGVLQGVSRLENIDLHNNSFPNLPQTSLDTLTVATKVLLQQNPWRCDRDILPLRDWLKNHPSKANQSLLMCETPSGMNGELIVLLEDDDLIPLKSTLEPVVNSTEDSKPTIPQSTQSTSSSSNTVKTTPMSEVEENAGDGQTENETALNGTAVILTAVAVVSVVIISTVIVSCICWRWKKRGRADIGRRNKNSLEKIEFIESNVASIEPGALEGLVNLKAVEITGNPLATIPAGVFKDLENLQTIVLKNNKLRNLEKGLFQGLKNVIEIRLHGNEIDQIEEGTFDELENLELENMSRGEAFALLLWLLVKPSLCQPEEYKDWFNRYIFSSSVTDIPRVLKPSTTEVYFLNSQIETIPKKAFFENPQLEKIEFIESNVASIEPGALEGLVNLKAVEITGNPLATIPAGVFKDLENLQTIVLKNNKLRNLEKGLFQGLKNVIEIRLHGNEIDQIEEGTFDELENLERLHLAKNNISSVSTDLFSKLAKLQTLRLYENQLTSVPEDIFHNLTNLKEVALSGNKLTELSPKLFPHKDKLVKLNLENNLLTTLPPQFFVDFPQLKTLTLQKNNLRTLPPVLFGTLPKLSSLSLSENNLSTLPKGLFSPLEKIKKLDLSKNHFVTMSAEYFEGLGGLTELKLENNKIHSLDADVFHELPSLTTLRLAHNDLRTLPGDTFQPLVKLTKLYLNNNPWQCDCNLVQLHSWIVSNSKILTSAAVCESPEALKGQEIKSLNEDQLICPTRPPTTASPTTTTVIATTTTISIPTTTPMTSVITTTXATTALTTLPTTCVTTVPTTTLPTTTTNKRRRWTNRE; from the exons ATGAGTTGTGAAGTTGCTGCATGGGGATTTTTGGGTTGGCATTTCGACAAAGGGGGCCGGGTTAACGTGACAGATAAGACAGACGGGAGACGCCAACACAGTCGTCAGACAGACAAACGGCCAAGGATGGATTCTTTCATCAGAG GCACCTTGGTGATGCTAACCCCCCTCCTCATGTTGCCACACCTTCACTGCACCACGGAGTGCCCTGGCACGTGCAAGTGTAACCCCAATGGTGCGGTCCTCTGTGttggcagcagcatcacagatgTACCCAAGCAGATCCCGGCCACCACttacctgctgcagatgcacaACACCAACATGACGGTGATCAACGAGCGGAGCTTGGCCGGTCTGGACCTGATGCTGCGGTTTAGCCTCACCCACAGCCTCCTGCACACCGTCCATCCCGAGGCGTTCCGAGTGGCTCCGCAGCTCCTGTCGGTCAAGCTGTCATCCAACCGTCTCGTCGCCCTTCCCCCTCGGATCTTCAGCCCACTGACCCACCtggatcagctgctgctggatgggaACCGCTTGGAGAGCATAGCACCAAAGATGTTTGAGGGACTTTCGGATCTGCAGGTAATTGACCTCAGCCGGAACAACCTTGGTAGCCTGGCCGCGGAGCTTTTCACCGGACTCTCCAAACTCCACTTTCTGAACCTCGGCAGGAACTCCATCAAGGAGCTCCCACCTACAATCTTTCATCCTTTAACCAATCTGAAAACGCTCTTCATCTACAACAATGAAATAAAGACGCTGGACGGGGGGGTGTTTGCCGGACTGGACAACCTCACAGAGCTGAAACTGCACTATAACCAGATAGCCAGCCTCCCGCCTCAGCTGTTCTGCTCGCTGGGGAAGATGAACACCCTCACCCTGTCTGCCAACCAACTTCAGACCATCCCAGAGAAGACCTTTTACCACATGCCCGAGATGAAGAAGCTCACCATTTACAACAACCCTCTGTTAACTTTACCGGACCAGCTAATGGGTCACATGCCCCAACTGCAGGAATTTTACCTTTACAACACCAAGCTCACCACTCTTCCTCCCAATTTGTTTGCCAACATGTCGGGGCTGATCACCCTGAACGTGCACATTAATGACAGGCTCTCGGAGCTGCCCTCAGACCTGTTTTGCTGCCTCCCCTTCCTGGACAAGCTCTCTCTGAAGTCCAACAACCTGGTCCAGCTGCATCCACAGCTGTTTTCCAGGCTCACCAGGCTGAGGCTCCTCTATCTCAATGACAACAAGCTGCAGGGTCTACCGGGAGACATCTTTAGGGCCCTCACCCAGGTCTCCACAATAGATCTAAAGAATAATCAACTGACTACCCTCCCGGGGGAGAGTTTCTTGACCAATTCTGCTTTGAAATTTCTAAATTTGAGTGGCAACCCCTGGGACTGCGGCTGTGGTATCAGAGGAATCGCAAAATGGATAAAACACAATCAGGGTGTGGTTGCCGACAACGATGAAGTGATCTGCAGCACCCGGGACGACCGAGCCCGCCGCACCATCAGCTCTCTCTCCGATGACGACTTCCTTCACTGCGATGCTCTGATGGTGAAGAGTCGCCTTCCAACGTGGACAACAAAACCCACTGCCAGACCCCAGTCAGCTCCTCCGCCGACCACCCTGGTGACCACAGCAACACCTGAGCCTCAGACAGGCCCTCCACACGTCACCGTTCTGCCCTCATCAACCCTGGCGTTGCCTCTTCaggcctccacctccagcctgCCCAACACAGATGCCGCCCCCCCCTCCGAGGCTCCGTCAGCACACATGCCCACCGTTTTCTACCACAAAATGGTGCTTGAAGTGCATCGTGAGTACGTTCACAACAACCATCAGCGTGGCGTGGACTTCATTTGGTTCCTGCCCTCGGAGACAACCTTCACATGGTTCCTCATGttctcccacatcctcctcGTGGCCGTGGGCGTCTTCCTCCTTCTCGCTACCTTGTATTATTTGTACCGCCTGAACAAGAGCATAAATACGCTGAGAGCCGAACCCTG GAGAATCATGGACCTGCTGCTCACTCTCCAGGGACTCCTGCTTCTCTCGTCCCTCGGCGCCATTGTCGGGTCGTGTCCGGATGGATGCAAATGTCAAGGCACCCAATTTGTCTGCAGTGGCCTCTCAGAAGTCCCTACAACGCTGCCCTCCACTACAGTGGCCCTCTATTTCTCTAACTGCAGTATCAACTCCCTAAAACCGGAGGACCTGGCCCAATTTGCAAATGCCCTGACCATCTTTGTGGTCAAAGACAGCGCTCTGAAAGATGTGAGGCCTGGCTCGCTGGCCGCCTCCACGAATCTGAGCGCTTTAATGATTAGTGGCACTGAAGTGCAAGATCTGCCTGAGGATTTGTTCCAAAGCCTAAAGATGCTTCAGTCCCTGAATCTGATGAGCAACCGGCTCCTGGTGTTACAGCCCGGATGGTTTTCTCAGTTAAGTGATCTGAAACTCCTTGACCTCAGTAAGAACTTCTTTACTACTGTTCCTGTGGAAACCTTTCGTTCCCTTACCGCGTTGAACAACCTCTTACTGTCCGGGAACAACATCAGTCATCTACCAGAGGAGGCGTTCAAAGGCCTGTCAAAGCTGAAAATCTTAAGGCTTAACAGAAACGCCCTGCAGGAACTTTCTGTGGGTACTTTTGATGACCTTGTAGGCCTTGAGGAACTATCCCTACAGAATAATTTAATCACTCATCTGCCCCCTGACCTGTTTGCAAAGACGAAAAATCTCCAAaaactcttcctctcccacaaCAGGCTCACATCTCTTCCACAGGGGGTCTTCATAAACCTGCCCCTCCTTTCCCAAATCTCTCTTTATAAGAATCAGTTGGAGAGTCTGGGACCAGGGGTTTTCGGGCCCATGCCCCTGAAGGAGTTGTGGCTGTATGATAATAAGCTCAGCCTTGTGGAGGATGATACGTTCAGCAACCTGACTCAGTTATTTCTCCTGGTGCTGAGTCGCAACCAGATCAGTCATGTGTCCACAGGAGCCTTTCGCGGCTTGGAGAAGATCGGGGAGATTTCGCTTCACACCAATCTGCTCAGGTCCCTGCAAGCTGGCACCTTCCGCGGGCTCCCCAATCTTTTCCACATCTCCCTGGAGCACAATTTTCTGAGCACCCTACCTGCGGGGGTCCTCCAGGGGGTGAGCCGGCTGGAAAATATAGACCTTCACAACAACTCCTTCCCTAATCTGCCACAAACGAGTCTAGACACCCTGACTGTAGCAACAAAGgtgcttctgcagcagaaccCTTGGAGGTGTGACCGGGATATTCTACCACTCAGAGACTGGCTGAAAAATCACCCGTCCAAAGCCAACCAAAGTCTTTTGATGTGCGAAACACCTTCTGGCATGAATGGAGAGCTCATTGTTCTGCTGGAAGACGACGACCTTATTCCTCTTAAGTCCACCCTGGAGCCTGTTGTGAATTCAACAGAGGACAGCAAACCCACCATCCCTCAAAGCACACAaagcacttcctcttcctcaaacACTGTGAAGACCACCCCCatgtcagaggtggaggaaaacgCCGGCGATGGGCAAACAGAGAATGAAACCGCTTTAAATGGCACCGCGGTCATTCTCACCGCCGTCGCCGTGGTGTCGGTTGTAATCATCAGCACCGTCATCGTCAGCTGCATTTGCtggaggtggaaaaaaagaggaagagcagacatCGGTCGCAGAAATAAGAATTCT CTCGAGAAGATTGAATTCATAGAGTCAAATGTTGCATCCATAGAACCAGGAGCTTTAGAGGGTTTAGTTAACCTCAAAGCTGTTGAGATCACTGGAAACCCACTGGCAACCATCCCAGCCGGAGTCTTCAAAGACCTCGAAAACCTGCAGACGATCGTACTGAAGAACAACAAGCTCCGTAATCTGGAAAAAGGATTGTTTCAGGGCCTTAAAAATGTCATAGAGATCCGACTTCATGGCAACGAGATTGACCAGATTGAAGAGGGAACCTTTGATGAGCTTGAGAACCTCGAAC TGGAAAACATGTCAAGAGGTGAAGCTTTTGCTCTGTTGCTCTGGTTACTGGTTAAGCCGTCGCTGTGTCAGCCCGAGGAGTATAAGGACTGGTTCAACCGGTATATCTTTAGTTCCTCAGTGACAGATATCCCTCGTGTCCTGAAACCCAGCACGACGGAAGTTTATTTTCTGAATAGTCAGATTGAAACAATCcctaaaaaagccttttttgaaAATCCCCAGCTCGAGAAGATTGAATTCATAGAGTCAAATGTTGCATCCATAGAACCAGGAGCTTTAGAGGGTTTAGTTAACCTCAAAGCTGTTGAGATCACTGGAAACCCACTGGCAACCATCCCAGCCGGAGTCTTCAAAGACCTCGAAAACCTGCAGACGATCGTACTGAAGAACAACAAGCTCCGTAATCTGGAAAAAGGATTGTTTCAGGGCCTTAAAAATGTCATAGAGATCCGACTTCATGGCAACGAGATTGACCAGATTGAAGAGGGAACCTTTGATGAGCTTGAGAACCTCGAACGTCTCCATTTAGCTAAAAATAACATCTCCTCCGTATCTACAGACCTGTTCTCAAAACTTGCCAAACTACAGACTCTAAGGCTTTATGAGAACCAGCTGACCTCCGTTCCAGAGGATATTTTCCACAACCTGACAAATTTAAAGGAAGTTGCTTTATCTGGAAACAAATTAACAGAATTGTCACCAAAGCTGTTCCCACACAAGGACAAATTAGTCAAACTGAATTTGGAGAATAATCTCCTGACAACATTACCGCCCCAATTCTTTGTTGACTTCCCTCAGCTTAAAACACTCACACTCCAGAAGAACAATTTAAGGACTCTGCCACCCGTGCTTTTTGGAACATTGCCTAAATTGTCTAGTTTGAGCCTGAGTGAGAACAATCTCAGCACTCTCCCTAAAGGATTATTCAGCCCTCTGGAGAAAATCAAGAAGCTCGACCTGTCTAAAAATCACTTTGTCACCATGAGCGCTGAGTATTTTGAAGGTCTTGGGGGGCTGACAGAGCTGAAGCTAGAAAATAACAAGATCCACTCTCTGGATGCAGATGTTTTTCACGAGCTTCCATCATTGACCACGCTCAGATTAGCACACAATGACCTACGGACGCTTCCTGGTGATACCTTTCAGCCTCTTGTGAAACTCACCAAACTTTACCTCAATAACAACCCTTGGCAATGTGACTGTAATCTGGTCCAACTTCACTCCTGGATTGTGTCAAACTCCAAAATATTGACTTCTGCTGCCGTCTGCGAGAGTCCAGAAGCTCTGAAGGGACAAGAAATCAAATCGCTGAATGAGGATCAATTAATTTGCCCCACTCGTCCTCCGACAACCGCATCACCCACAACCACCACAGTTATTGCAACTACAACCACCATCTCAATACCAACAACGACACCCATGACTTCAGTGATAACAACAACATAAGCAACCACTGCACTCACAACCCTTCCAACCACATGTGTAACAACTGTGCCCACCACAACTTTACCAACAACTACAACAAACAAACGCCGGCGATGGACAAACAGAGAATGA
- the LOC130528201 gene encoding carboxypeptidase N subunit 2-like, producing the protein MSRGEAFALLLWLLVKPSLCQPEECKDQCNRQMFSFSVTDIPRVLKPSTTEVYFLNSQIETIPKKAFFENPQLEKIEFIESNVASIEPGALEGLVNLKAVEITGNPLATIPAGVFKDLENLQTIVLKNNKLRNLEKGLFQGLKNVIEIRLHGNEIDQIEEGTFDELENLERLHLAKNNISSVSTDLFSKLAKLQTLRLYENQLTSVPEDIFHNLTNLKEVALSGNKLTELSPKLFPHKDKLVKLNLENNLLTTLPPQFFVDFPQLKTLTLQKNNLRTLPPVLFGTLANLSSLSLSENNLSTLPKGLFSPLEKIKKLDLSKNHFVTMSAEYFEGLGGLTELKLENNKIHSLDADVFHELPSLTTLRLAHNDLRTLPGDTFQPLVKLTKLYLNNNPWQCDCNLVQLHSWIVSNSKILTSAAVCESPEALKGQEIKSLNEDQLICPTRPPTTASPTTTTVIATTTTISIPTTTPMTSVITTTK; encoded by the coding sequence ATGTCAAGAGGTGAAGCTTTTGCTCTGTTGCTCTGGTTACTGGTTAAGCCGTCGCTGTGTCAGCCCGAGGAGTGTAAGGACCAGTGCAACCGGCAGATGTTTAGTTTCTCAGTGACAGATATCCCTCGTGTCCTGAAACCCAGCACGACGGAAGTTTATTTTCTGAATAGTCAGATTGAAACAATCcctaaaaaagccttttttgaaAATCCCCAGCTCGAGAAGATTGAATTCATAGAGTCAAATGTTGCATCCATAGAACCAGGAGCTTTAGAGGGTTTAGTTAACCTCAAAGCTGTTGAGATCACTGGAAACCCACTGGCAACCATCCCAGCCGGAGTCTTCAAAGACCTCGAAAACCTGCAGACGATCGTACTGAAGAACAACAAGCTCCGTAATCTGGAAAAAGGATTGTTTCAGGGCCTTAAAAATGTCATAGAGATCCGACTTCATGGCAACGAGATTGACCAGATTGAAGAGGGAACCTTTGATGAGCTTGAGAACCTCGAACGTCTCCATTTAGCTAAAAATAACATCTCCTCCGTATCTACAGACCTGTTCTCAAAACTTGCCAAACTACAGACTCTAAGGCTTTATGAGAACCAGCTGACCTCCGTTCCAGAGGATATTTTCCACAACCTGACAAATTTAAAGGAAGTTGCTTTATCTGGAAACAAATTAACAGAATTGTCACCAAAGCTGTTCCCACACAAGGACAAATTAGTCAAACTGAATTTGGAGAATAATCTCCTGACAACATTACCGCCCCAATTCTTTGTTGACTTCCCTCAGCTTAAAACACTCACACTCCAGAAGAACAATTTAAGGACTCTGCCACCCGTGCTTTTTGGAACATTGGCTAACTTGTCTAGTTTGAGCCTGAGTGAGAACAATCTCAGCACTCTCCCTAAAGGATTATTCAGCCCTCTGGAGAAAATCAAGAAGCTCGACCTGTCTAAAAATCACTTTGTCACCATGAGCGCTGAGTATTTTGAAGGTCTTGGGGGGCTGACAGAGCTGAAGCTAGAAAATAACAAGATCCACTCTCTGGATGCAGATGTTTTTCACGAGCTTCCATCATTGACCACGCTCAGATTAGCACACAATGACCTACGGACGCTTCCTGGTGATACCTTTCAGCCTCTTGTGAAACTCACCAAACTTTACCTCAATAACAACCCTTGGCAATGTGACTGTAATCTGGTCCAACTTCACTCCTGGATTGTGTCAAACTCCAAAATATTGACTTCTGCTGCCGTCTGCGAGAGTCCAGAAGCTCTGAAGGGACAAGAAATCAAATCGCTGAATGAGGATCAATTAATTTGCCCCACTCGTCCTCCGACAACCGCATCACCCACAACCACCACAGTTATTGCAACTACAACCACCATCTCAATACCAACAACGACACCCATGACTTCagtgataacaacaacaaaataa
- the lrrc15 gene encoding leucine-rich repeat-containing protein 15, with the protein MSRGEAFALLLWLLVKPSLCQPEECKDQCNRQMFSSSVTDIPRVLKPSTTEVYFLNSQIETIPKKAFFENPQLEKIEFIESNVASIEPGALEGLVNLKAVEITGNPLATIPAGVFKDLENLQTIGLKNNKLRNLEKGLFQGLKNVIEIQLHGNEIDQIEEGTFDELENLERLHLAKNNISSVSTDLFSKLAKLQTLRLYENQLTSVPEDIFDDLVGLEELSLRNNLITHLPPDLFAKTKNLQKLFLSHNRLTSLPQGVFINLPLLSQISLYKNQLESLGPGVFGPMPLKELWLHDNKLSLVEDDTFSNLTQLFLLVLSRNQISHVSTGAFRGLEKIGEISLHTNLLRSLQAGTFRGLPNLFHISLEHNFLSTLPAGVLQGVSQLENIDLHNNSFPNLPQTSLDTLTVVTKVLLQQNPWRCDRDILPLRDWLKNHPSKANQSLLMCETPSGMNGELIVLLEDDDLIPLKSTLEPVVNSTEDSKPTVPQSTQSTSSSSNTVKTTPVSEVEENAGDGQTENETALNGTAVILVAVVSVVIISTVIVSCICWRRKKRGRADIGPQK; encoded by the exons ATGTCAAGAGGTGAAGCTTTTGCTCTGTTGCTCTGGTTACTGGTTAAGCCGTCGCTGTGTCAGCCCGAGGAGTGTAAGGACCAGTGCAACCGGCAGATGTTTAGTTCCTCAGTGACAGATATCCCTCGTGTCCTGAAACCCAGCACGACGGAAGTTTATTTTCTGAATAGTCAGATTGAAACAATCcctaaaaaagccttttttgaaAATCCCCAGCTCGAGAAGATTGAATTCATAGAGTCAAATGTTGCATCCATAGAACCAGGAGCTTTAGAGGGTTTAGTTAACCTCAAAGCTGTTGAGATCACTGGAAACCCACTGGCAACCATCCCAGCCGGAGTCTTCAAAGACCTCGAAAACCTGCAGACGATCGGACTGAAGAACAACAAGCTCCGTAATCTGGAAAAAGGATTGTTTCAGGGCCTTAAAAATGTCATAGAGATCCAACTTCATGGCAACGAGATTGACCAGATTGAAGAGGGAACCTTTGATGAGCTTGAGAACCTCGAACGTCTCCATTTAGCTAAAAATAACATCTCCTCCGTATCTACAGACCTGTTCTCAAAACTTGCCAAACTACAGACTCTAAGGCTTTATGAGAACCAGCTGACCTCCGTTCCAGAGGATAT TTTTGATGACCTTGTAGGCCTTGAGGAACTATCCCTACGGAATAATTTAATCACTCATCTGCCCCCTGACCTGTTTGCAAAGACGAAAAATCTCCAAaaactcttcctctcccacaaCAGGCTCACATCTCTTCCACAGGGGGTCTTCATAAACCTGCCCCTCCTTTCCCAAATCTCTCTTTATAAGAATCAGTTGGAGAGTCTGGGACCAGGGGTTTTCGGGCCCATGCCCCTGAAGGAGTTGTGGCTGCATGATAATAAGCTCAGCCTTGTGGAGGATGACACGTTCAGCAACCTGACTCAGTTATTTCTCCTGGTGCTGAGTCGCAACCAGATCAGTCATGTGTCCACAGGAGCCTTTCGCGGCTTGGAGAAGATCGGGGAGATTTCGCTTCACACCAATCTGCTCAGGTCCCTGCAAGCTGGCACCTTCCGCGGGCTCCCCAATCTTTTCCACATCTCCCTGGAGCACAATTTTCTGAGCACCCTACCTGCGGGGGTCCTCCAGGGGGTGAGCCAGCTGGAAAATATAGACCTTCACAACAACTCCTTCCCTAATCTGCCACAAACGAGTCTAGACACCCTGACTGTAGTGACAAAGgtgcttctgcagcagaaccCTTGGAGGTGTGACCGGGATATTCTACCACTCAGAGACTGGCTGAAAAATCACCCGTCCAAAGCCAACCAAAGTCTCTTGATGTGCGAAACACCTTCCGGCATGAATGGCGAGCTCATTGTTCTGCTGGAAGACGACGACCTTATTCCTCTTAAGTCCACCCTGGAGCCTGTTGTGAATTCAACAGAGGACAGCAAACCCACCGTCCCTCAAAGCACACAaagcacttcctcttcctcaaacACTGTGAAGACCACCCCCgtgtcagaggtggaggaaaacgCCGGTGATGGGCAAACAGAGAATGAAACCGCTTTAAATGGCACCGCGGTCATTCTCGTCGCCGTGGTGTCGGTTGTAATCATCAGCACCGTCATCGTCAGCTGCATTTGCTGGAGgcggaaaaaaagaggaagagcagacatCGGTCCGCAGAAATAA